In Chitinophaga nivalis, a single genomic region encodes these proteins:
- a CDS encoding response regulator transcription factor has translation MEERKPKILLAEDDTNLGMVLKNYLELNDYDVELCRDGILALAAFRREKFDICLLDIMMPNMDGFKLAEEIRDVDPDIPLFFLSAKTMKEDIIQGYKLGADDYISKPFDSELLLLKIKAILKRNQELNSKEEEVHEFEIGSYKFNSRLRTLGHNGESHTLSPKENELLHMLCEHKNDLLPRELALKKIWGSDTYFNGRSMDVYIAKLRKYLKEDSNIEIVNIHGNGFRLVVKD, from the coding sequence ATGGAAGAACGTAAACCGAAAATATTACTGGCTGAAGATGATACCAATTTGGGTATGGTGTTGAAAAACTACCTGGAATTGAATGACTATGATGTGGAGCTGTGCCGGGATGGTATCCTTGCATTGGCTGCCTTCCGCCGGGAGAAGTTCGACATTTGCCTGTTGGATATTATGATGCCCAATATGGACGGCTTTAAACTGGCAGAAGAAATCAGGGACGTAGACCCCGATATTCCGCTCTTTTTCCTGTCGGCCAAAACCATGAAGGAAGATATTATCCAGGGATACAAACTGGGCGCGGATGATTATATCTCCAAACCATTCGACAGCGAATTACTGCTGCTGAAAATTAAAGCTATCCTGAAACGTAACCAGGAGCTGAACAGCAAGGAAGAAGAAGTACACGAATTTGAGATCGGCTCCTATAAGTTTAACTCCCGCCTGCGTACGCTGGGACATAACGGAGAATCACATACGTTGTCGCCGAAGGAAAATGAACTGCTGCATATGCTGTGCGAACATAAAAATGACCTGTTACCACGGGAGCTGGCATTGAAAAAGATATGGGGCAGCGATACCTACTTCAATGGCCGCAGTATGGACGTATACATCGCCAAACTGCGTAAATACCTGAAGGAAGACAGCAACATTGAAATCGTGAATATTCACGGAAATGGTTTCAGACTGGTGGTGAAAGACTAA
- a CDS encoding DUF3108 domain-containing protein, with translation MRYLLLIILGLSCVQPTKAQNDFCSIRNTSFNAGETITLKVFYNLGKMYVGAGEATFTCALERFANRDVYHVTGDGKTYRAYDWVFKVRDKYESFIDTATMQPLKFLRNVSEGGYKIYNNVVFNQAAHQAVSTNGTFTVPPCVQDVVSAIYYARNIDFGRYNVGDKIPFAMFLDDEVYNIYIRYLGTEEINTKFGKFRAIKFKPLLIKGTIFEGGEKMTVWVSDDANKIPLRIESPISVGNIIVDMIGYGNLRHPFTSLLKK, from the coding sequence ATGAGGTATCTTCTACTCATCATCTTAGGACTCTCCTGTGTTCAACCCACAAAAGCGCAAAATGATTTTTGCTCTATCCGCAATACCAGTTTCAATGCTGGTGAAACCATTACCCTGAAAGTATTCTATAACCTCGGGAAAATGTATGTAGGTGCCGGTGAAGCCACCTTCACCTGCGCTTTGGAACGGTTTGCCAACCGCGATGTTTATCATGTAACCGGTGATGGTAAAACCTACCGGGCATATGACTGGGTATTTAAAGTACGCGATAAGTACGAAAGTTTTATCGATACGGCTACCATGCAACCCCTCAAGTTCCTGCGGAATGTAAGCGAAGGCGGATACAAAATCTACAACAATGTGGTATTTAATCAGGCTGCCCATCAGGCCGTGAGTACCAACGGTACCTTTACGGTTCCTCCCTGTGTACAGGATGTGGTCAGCGCCATCTACTATGCCCGCAACATTGATTTTGGCCGGTATAATGTGGGAGATAAAATCCCTTTTGCCATGTTCCTGGACGATGAGGTGTATAATATCTACATCCGCTACCTGGGTACAGAAGAAATTAATACCAAATTCGGTAAATTCAGGGCCATCAAATTCAAACCCCTGCTGATTAAAGGGACTATTTTTGAAGGGGGGGAAAAAATGACGGTATGGGTGAGCGACGATGCCAATAAAATTCCCCTGCGTATCGAAAGCCCCATCTCTGTCGGCAATATTATCGTAGATATGATTGGTTACGGGAACCTGCGGCATCCGTTTACCTCCCTGTTAAAGAAGTAA
- the ruvB gene encoding Holliday junction branch migration DNA helicase RuvB has translation MSNQPLRPDEHHLSTAEKEFENSIRPREIIDFSGQDQIIDNLKIFIKAAKMRGEALDHVLFHGPPGLGKTTLSRIVANEMGVSIKETSGPVIEKPGDLAGLLTNLENKDVLFIDEIHRLSTVVEEYLYSAMEDYRIDIMIDTGPSARAIQLTLHPFTLIGATTRSGLLTAPLLSRFGIKSRLEYYNAATLQKIIWRAAGLLGTKITSDAASEIARRSRGTPRIANGLLRRVRDFAQVVGNGIIDLDIAQLSLKALNVDEYGLDEMDNRILQVIIENFKGGPVGITTIATAVGEEAGTLEEVYEPFLIQEGFMKRTPRGREVTPKAYTHLGKTPFQGGTNLLF, from the coding sequence ATGTCGAATCAGCCTTTAAGACCAGACGAACATCATCTCAGCACAGCTGAGAAAGAATTTGAGAATAGTATACGTCCCCGGGAGATCATTGATTTTTCGGGACAGGACCAGATTATTGATAACCTGAAAATATTTATCAAAGCGGCCAAAATGCGTGGCGAAGCACTGGACCACGTATTGTTTCATGGCCCTCCCGGATTGGGGAAAACCACCCTCTCGCGCATTGTGGCCAATGAGATGGGCGTTAGCATCAAAGAAACTTCCGGGCCGGTCATTGAAAAACCCGGCGACCTCGCCGGTTTGCTGACCAACCTGGAAAATAAAGACGTACTGTTCATTGATGAAATACACCGACTGAGTACCGTCGTGGAAGAGTACCTGTATTCTGCCATGGAAGATTACCGGATCGATATCATGATAGATACCGGTCCCAGTGCACGTGCCATTCAGCTGACCTTACATCCGTTTACACTGATAGGCGCCACTACCCGATCCGGCCTGCTGACAGCCCCTTTGCTGTCGCGGTTTGGGATTAAGTCGCGGCTGGAATACTACAACGCGGCCACCTTGCAGAAGATCATCTGGCGTGCAGCAGGACTGCTGGGCACCAAAATTACCTCTGATGCAGCCAGCGAAATCGCCCGCCGCTCCCGGGGTACCCCCCGTATTGCAAATGGCCTGCTGCGCCGCGTACGCGACTTTGCACAGGTAGTAGGCAATGGTATCATTGATCTGGACATTGCCCAATTGAGCCTCAAAGCCCTCAATGTAGACGAATATGGCCTGGATGAAATGGATAACCGGATTTTACAGGTTATCATTGAGAATTTCAAGGGAGGGCCGGTGGGTATCACCACCATTGCTACCGCAGTAGGAGAAGAAGCCGGCACACTGGAAGAAGTGTATGAACCTTTCCTTATCCAGGAAGGTTTTATGAAACGTACCCCACGGGGCAGGGAAGTAACGCCTAAAGCCTATACGCATCTGGGAAAAACACCGTTCCAGGGAGGCACTAATCTTTTATTCTGA